The proteins below are encoded in one region of Mya arenaria isolate MELC-2E11 chromosome 15, ASM2691426v1:
- the LOC128219516 gene encoding uncharacterized protein LOC128219516, translating into MDEKSPLLRREHYTDTREFAQIQTCENECQANIGKNEDHRISPDAESGSVNEEPNNEGTTCPEAKARSPSTIYRCVMLVALCLINIGDYYCFDSPAGCQDHILDDLEISQTKYMGFYSTIQWASIVSCLFGGYMTDRIGNRTCVVVSTILLLASHTMFAAGALLHSYWTMWVARALFGLIGGISAISSDNLTVKWYKMNVLNMVMGLRTSIARVSSVMALNVLGPLYNVMTNFSSSNVSLGLTLLSGSFVCSVSALAAIVFALLDRRADKRTMKVAAKESDAKEDLETIKLSEIKEFPATFWLISFTAAVYYLQLFPFIAQGQVFMETKYERHPNSADNINSMIYIIGAITMPLFGFAIDRIGRNLLWLFAGIFLTLASHILMTFTFVQPYLSTVLLGLGYSIFTTTVWPLVSYVIPQKKIGTAYGIMFTVIAVGQSGVTYLVGYIVDTTGFFMLEFFFLMSVTTCLLLASVLFLTDQSIDGQLNNSTRKRNMDKDKESLLEPETRRLIVNETMENKYDILCSNSADLTHCIKITKQYNMDENSPLLGSENNIENREYSRIQKSANECPVNHVVNEDRTSPDAESGSQNDEENKEGTTSTKGKVRTYSTAFRFVMLVVLCLINIGDYYCLDTPAGLQNQILDELDISQTKYMGFYSTIQWASIVSCLFGGYMTDRVGNRICMVTSTVFLLFSHTMFSAGALFHSYWTMWVARALFGLVEGISAISVDNLTVKWYRMSVLNMVMGLRTSISRASSVLTLNILGPIYISLSRVFSSNASLCLALLSGSVVAAVSALAAILFALLDKRADKRKLEVAHKKSDANEHSETIKLSDIKEFPATFWLISFTTAVYYLQVFPFVAQGQVFMETKYERNPNSADSINSMIYLTAAITMPLFGFGIDKFGRNLMWLFGGLFFTLASHVLMTFTFTQPYLSTVLLGIGYSIVTTTVWPLVSYVIPLKQLGTAYGIMNTVIAVGQSGVTYLVGYIVDTTGFFMLEFFFLMSIITAIILASVLFLTDQSTDGGLNNSTRQRLDKENEKSLKQKAAQLYVNEKRKSE; encoded by the exons ATGGATGAAAAGAGCCCTCTACTGAGGAGAGAACACTATACAGACACTCGTGAATTTGCCCAAATACAAACTTGTGAGAACGAATGTCAAGCGAATATTGGTAAGAATGAAGATCACAGAATTTCTCCTGACGCAGAGAGTGGATCTGTAAACGAGGAACCAAACAACGAAGGAACAACATGTCCTGAAGCAAAGGCTAGATCGCCTTCAACTATTTACAGATGTGTGATGCTGGTGGCCCTTTGTTTGATAAACATAG GTGATTACTACTGTTTTGACTCCCCAGCCGGTTGCCAGGATCACATCCTAGATGACCTTGAAATTTCACAGACGAAGTATATGGGCTTCTACTCGACCATCCAGTGGGCCAGCATTGTCTCTTGTCTGTTTGGTGGCTACATGACGGATAGAATTGGCAACAGAACTTGCGTGGTCGTTTCTACCATACTGCTGCTGGCTTcacat ACCATGTTCGCGGCTGGTGCTCTCCTTCATAGCTACTGGACCATGTGGGTTGCAAGGGCACTTTTCGG CTTGATTGGGGGAATCAGCGCCATATCAAGTGACAATCTGACTGTTAAATGGTATAAGATGAACGTGTTGAATATGGTGATGGGTCTGAGGACAAGCATCGCAAGGGTG AGCAGTGTGATGGCGTTGAATGTCCTTGGTCCACTATATAATGTAATGACCAACTTTTCCAGTTCCAACGTGTCTCTTGGCCTTACCCTGCTTTCAG GTTCTTTTGTATGTTCCGTCTCTGCCTTGGCGGCCATCGTTTTTGCATTGTTGGACAGACGGGCGGACAAGCGGACAATGAAAGTGGCTGCCAAAGAGTCTGATG CTAAGGAAGACTTAGAGACAATTAAACTATCGGAAATCAAGGAATTTCCAGCCACTTTTTGGCTGATCAGTTTTACAGCGGCTGTGTATTATCTGCAGTTGTTTCCCTTTATTGCTCAGGGACA agTTTTTATGGAAACAAAGTATGAGCGGCACCCCAACAGCGCAGATAATATAAACAG tatgatatatataatagGAGCCATAACTATGCCCCTGTTTGGTTTCGCCATCGACAGAATCGGTCGAAATCTCCTGTGGTTGTTTGCCGGGATTTTCTTGACCCTTGCAAGCCATATTCTAATGACCTTCACCTTTGTACAGCCATATTTGAGCACG GTTCTGCTAGGCCTGGGTTATTCGATCTTCACCACAACAGTGTGGCCCCTGGTCTCCTACGTAATACCTCAGAAAAAAATCGGTACTGCATATGGCAT AATGTTCACTGTGATAGCGGTAGGCCAGTCTGGCGTTACGTATCTTGTTGGCTACATTGTGGACACTACTGGCTTCTTCATGCTCGAATTCTTCTTCCTTATGTCAGTAACAA CCTGCTTATTGCTGGCATCAGTTTTATTTCTCACCGACCAGTCTATTG ATGGTCAATTAAACAACAGCACACGTAAACGTAATATGGATAAAGATAAGGAAAGTTTGTTGGAACCAGAAACACGACGACTGATTGTAAATGAGACGATGGAAAAC AAGTATGATATTCTATGTTCAAACTCGGCAGACTTAACACATTGCATTAAAATCACAAAGCAGTATAACATGGATGAAAATAGCCCTTTACTAGGGAGTGAAAATAATATAGAAAATCGTGAATACAGCCGTATACAAAAAAGTGCGAACGAATGTCCAGTGAATCATGTTGTAAATGAAGACAGGACTTCTCCTGACGCTGAAAGCGGATCTCAAAACGATGAAGAAAACAAGGAAGGAACAACGAGCACTAAAGGAAAGGTTAGAACGTATTCAACCGCCTTTAGATTTGTGATGCTGGTGGTTCTTTGCTTGATTAACATAG GTGACTATTACTGTTTGGACACTCCGGCCGGCCTCCAGAATCAAATTCTAGATGAACTTGACATTTCACAGACGAAGTACATGGGCTTCTACTCGACCATCCAGTGGGCCAGTATTGTCTCTTGTCTGTTTGGTGGCTACATGACGGATAGAGTGGGCAACAGGATATGCATGGTCACTTCAACGGTGTTCCTGTTGTTCtcacat ACAATGTTCTCTGCCGGTGCTTTATTTCATAGCTACTGGACAATGTGGGTTGCCAGAGCTCTCTTTGG GTTGGTTGAAGGGATCAGTGCTATATCTGTTGACAACCTGACGGTGAAATGGTACAGAATGAGCGTGTTGAATATGGTGATGGGCCTAAGGACAAGCATCTCTAGAGCG AGCAGTGTATTGACGTTGAATATTCTCGGTCCAATATACATCTCACTGTCCAGAGTTTTCAGTTCCAACGCTTCCCTCTGCCTCGCCCTACTTTCAG GCTCAGTTGTTGCCGCCGTTTCTGCTTTGGCGGCCATATTGTTTGCACTGTTGGACAAACGAGCTGACAAGCGAAAATTGGAAGTAGCTCACAAAAAGTCCGACG ccaatgaacaCTCAGAGACGATTAAGTTATCGGATATCAAGGAGTTTCCAGCCACGTTTTGGCTGATCAGTTTTACTACGGCAGTTTATTATCTACAAGTGTTTCCATTTGTTGCTCAGGGACA GGTATTTATGGAAACAAAGTATGAGCGAAACCCCAACAGCGCAGATAGTATAAACAG TATGATATACCTGACAGCAGCCATAACCATGCCACTGTTTGGTTTTGGCATCGACAAATTTGGCCGAAATCTCATGTGGTTGTTTGGCGGGCTTTTCTTCACCCTTGCTAGCCATGTTCTAATGACCTTCACCTTTACGCAGCCATATTTAAGCACG GTTCTGCTAGGTATTGGCTATTCCATCGTTACCACAACAGTGTGGCCGCTGGTCTCCTACGTCATCCCTCTGAAACAGCTCGGTACCGCATATGGAAT AATGAACACTGTGATAGCGGTAGGTCAGTCCGGCGTTACGTACCTTGTTGGCTACATTGTGGACACGACTGGCTTCTTCATGCTTGAATTCTTCTTCCTCATGTCAATAATAA CTGCCATAATTCTAGCATCGGTTTTATTCCTCACCGACCAGTCTACAG ACGGTGGATTAAATAACAGCACAAGACAACGTTTGGATAAAGAGaatgaaaaaagtttgaaacaaaaGGCAGCGCAACTCTATGTAAATGAGAAGCGGAAAAGTGAATAA